The following nucleotide sequence is from Myxococcales bacterium.
CCACCACGGGGGAGAGCCAGCCCAGCTCCACCTCGCCGGCCTTCAGGCGATGCAGCAGTCGGTCGTAGCGAGGCGCGGCGTACGGCACGATCTCGAGCCGCGTCGCCAGGGACAGCTCCGTGCAAAACGCATCGAGCTCGGCCCGGGTTGGTCCCTCGGCGTGCTCGCCCCGACGTTTTGCGCGCCGCCCGACCTCGGAGAGCGCGACGCCAAGACGGATGCGCGACGTCACGGCGCCGAGCATACACGGTCTTTCACTCCCGGGATCGAGATCGCAGTACTACGCTCAGCGGGTAAACGACGAAGTGTGGAGCGAAAATGAAAGCCTGGGATTACCTGGTGATTGGCGGTGGCAGCGGTGGCATTGCGTCGGCCCGGCGCGCGGCGGAGCACGGCGCGCGCGTGGCGTTGATCGAGAGCGGTCGCCTGGGGGGCACCTGCGTGAACCTTGGCTGTGTGCCCAAGAAGATCATGTGGCACGCCGCCAGCCTGGCCGAGTCGCTGAGAGATGCCGAAGGCTACGGCTTCGACGTCACGGCTTCGGCGTTCGACTGGGCACGGCTCAAGCTCCGACGCGACGCCTACGTCGAGCGGCTCAACGGCATCTACGCCCGCAACCTGGAGGGCTCGGCGGTGACACGGGTCACGGGTCTTGCGCGCTTCGTGAGCCCGCGGACGGTCGAGGTCGCCGGCGAGCGCCACACCGCGGCGCACGTGCTGATTGCCACCGGCGGCCGACCGAGTGTGCCGAACCTCCCGGGCGCCGAGCACGGCATCACCTCCGACGGTTTTTTTGCGCTCGAAGAGCGACCGGAGCGCGTCGCCATCGTTGGCGCTGGTTACATCGCCGTCGAGCTGGCGGGGGTGCTGGCTTCGCTCGGGTCGGAGGTGACGCTCTTGCTCCGCCACAAGCAGCTCTTGCGGCGCTTCGACGTCGCGTTGCGCGAGACGCTGATGCACGAGATGACGGCGCAGGGCATCAACGTGATGAGCTGTATTCACCTCGAGCGCATCGAGAAGGCGAGCGCGGGCACGCTGTCCCTCGTTGGCAGCACGGGTGAGGAGCTCTCGGGCCTGGATACGCTGATCTGGGCCATCGGGCGTGAACCGAACACCGAGACGCTGGGCCTGGATACGGCGGGCGTCGACACCGACGAGCGGGGCCAGATCGAGGTCGACGATCTTCAGAACACTTCGGCCGAGCACATCTACGCGGTGGGTGACGTCACCGGCAAGTGGCCGCTGACACCGGTTGCCATCGCGGCCGGACGTCGCCTCGCCGATCGTGTCTTTGGCGGTCAGCCGGACGCGAAGCTCGACTACGAGAACATCCCGAGTGTGGTCTTCAGTCATCCGCCCATCGGTACCGTCGGGCTCACCGAAGACGAGGCCCGGGAGCGCTGGGGTGACGCGGTCCGCATCCACGCGTCGAGGTTCACCAGTCTGTATCACGCGGTCACCGCCCGTCGGAGCGCCAGCG
It contains:
- the gorA gene encoding glutathione-disulfide reductase is translated as MKAWDYLVIGGGSGGIASARRAAEHGARVALIESGRLGGTCVNLGCVPKKIMWHAASLAESLRDAEGYGFDVTASAFDWARLKLRRDAYVERLNGIYARNLEGSAVTRVTGLARFVSPRTVEVAGERHTAAHVLIATGGRPSVPNLPGAEHGITSDGFFALEERPERVAIVGAGYIAVELAGVLASLGSEVTLLLRHKQLLRRFDVALRETLMHEMTAQGINVMSCIHLERIEKASAGTLSLVGSTGEELSGLDTLIWAIGREPNTETLGLDTAGVDTDERGQIEVDDLQNTSAEHIYAVGDVTGKWPLTPVAIAAGRRLADRVFGGQPDAKLDYENIPSVVFSHPPIGTVGLTEDEARERWGDAVRIHASRFTSLYHAVTARRSASVVKLVTVGPEQRVVGVHVIGIGADEMIQGFAVAVRMGATKADFDRTVAIHPTGAEELVTLR